One window from the genome of Acuticoccus sp. I52.16.1 encodes:
- a CDS encoding TAXI family TRAP transporter solute-binding subunit — MRQTIRHAFVAMATLAMFGATAPAKAQDFIGILTGGTSGVYYPLGVAISNVYSQEIEGARPSVQSTKASVENLNLLQQGRGELAFTLGDSLALAWEGDADAGFPRKLDKLRGLAAIYPNYVQIVASEESGITTLEDLKGKRLSVGAPKSGTELNARKILEAAGMSYDDLAKVEYLPFAESVELIKNRQLDATLQSAGLGVASIRDLATSLPITVVPIPAEVTDAAGAPFVKQTIPAGTYDGQDADVETAAVLNYLVTHDGVSDDLAYAMTKALFENLDDLVAAHAAAKAIKLEGAAEGMPVPMHPGAERYLKEVGVLN; from the coding sequence ATGCGTCAGACCATCCGCCACGCGTTCGTCGCCATGGCGACACTCGCCATGTTCGGCGCCACGGCACCGGCCAAGGCCCAGGACTTCATCGGCATTCTCACGGGGGGCACGTCGGGCGTCTACTACCCGCTCGGCGTCGCGATCTCGAACGTCTACTCGCAGGAGATCGAGGGGGCGCGCCCGTCGGTCCAGTCGACCAAGGCCTCGGTCGAGAACCTCAACCTTTTGCAACAGGGCCGCGGCGAACTGGCCTTCACCCTCGGCGACAGCCTGGCGCTGGCCTGGGAAGGTGACGCCGATGCCGGCTTCCCGCGCAAGCTCGACAAGCTGCGTGGCCTCGCCGCGATCTACCCCAACTACGTGCAGATCGTCGCCTCCGAGGAGTCCGGCATCACCACGCTGGAGGATCTCAAGGGCAAGCGCCTCTCCGTCGGTGCGCCGAAGTCGGGCACCGAGCTGAACGCGCGCAAGATCCTCGAGGCCGCGGGCATGAGCTACGACGACCTCGCCAAGGTCGAGTACCTGCCGTTCGCCGAGTCTGTGGAGCTGATCAAGAACCGCCAGCTGGACGCGACGCTCCAGTCCGCCGGCCTCGGCGTGGCCTCGATCCGTGACCTTGCCACCAGCCTGCCGATCACCGTCGTGCCGATCCCGGCCGAGGTGACGGACGCGGCCGGCGCGCCGTTCGTGAAGCAGACGATCCCGGCCGGCACCTACGACGGCCAGGACGCCGACGTCGAGACCGCCGCGGTGCTCAACTACCTCGTCACGCACGACGGCGTGTCGGACGACCTCGCCTACGCGATGACGAAGGCGCTGTTCGAGAACCTGGACGACCTCGTCGCCGCGCATGCCGCCGCCAAGGCGATCAAGCTGGAAGGCGCGGCCGAGGGCATGCCCGTGCCGATGCATCCGGGCGCGGAGCGCTACCTGAAGGAGGTCGGCGTCCTAAACTGA
- a CDS encoding DUF4405 domain-containing protein — translation MSERAARLRPLPRLSLDLAAAAFLLMAFAYWWLGNLAHELFGTTFFLVLVRHVANNRAWWGAVRRGRYDARRTASLVLTLLLAVAMAVLLATSLAISRTVFAVLPLPDAFSLREAHWFAAYWVVALVGLHLGLNWPKVSRLLKRVTGLSLAARGWRVAGMVLAAGIAVLGVGSGSALGLWPRLAFRYSLVMWDFNAALLPFFGHWLAVVGLFAVAGHMAMRLVEVAGAAAARRE, via the coding sequence ATGAGTGAGCGGGCGGCCCGGCTGAGGCCCCTGCCGCGCCTCTCCCTCGACCTCGCGGCGGCCGCCTTCCTGCTGATGGCGTTCGCCTACTGGTGGCTCGGCAACCTCGCCCACGAACTCTTCGGCACGACCTTCTTCCTCGTCCTGGTGCGCCATGTCGCCAACAACCGGGCATGGTGGGGCGCCGTCCGCCGCGGCCGCTACGACGCGCGCCGCACCGCGAGCCTCGTGCTGACGCTCCTGCTCGCGGTGGCGATGGCGGTGCTGCTGGCGACCAGCCTCGCCATTTCGCGCACGGTGTTCGCCGTCCTGCCGCTGCCGGACGCATTCAGCCTGCGCGAGGCGCACTGGTTCGCCGCCTACTGGGTCGTCGCCCTCGTCGGCCTGCATCTCGGCCTCAACTGGCCGAAGGTCTCGCGCCTCCTCAAGCGGGTGACCGGCCTGTCGCTCGCCGCAAGGGGGTGGCGCGTGGCGGGGATGGTGCTGGCGGCCGGTATCGCCGTGCTGGGGGTGGGCAGCGGGTCGGCGCTCGGCCTGTGGCCGCGCCTGGCCTTCCGCTACTCGCTCGTGATGTGGGACTTCAACGCCGCGCTGCTGCCCTTCTTCGGCCATTGGCTCGCCGTCGTCGGTCTGTTCGCGGTCGCGGGCCACATGGCGATGCGCCTCGTCGAGGTCGCCGGGGCCGCCGCGGCGCGACGGGAATAG
- a CDS encoding TRAP transporter permease gives MDDRTPHPELAGQAELQNPEHGLPESFGAGWPGRILFWIAVAFSTFQIVTAFGVPLDRPLLNGALGVAVTPMRLAWVVLALGGLGLAVRAARGRPFAEGLVALLALGAVAVLIDAFSGTLPSQVVRALHVGFLGLVAGGMLANHRARTGFGRTIGWVFGAAAFGVGLYQWAFYEPLLIRAGYPTTLDLVVGSAAIVLLFAFVWRVMGPALVIVAGIFLAYCLFGQYLPAPFNHRGYPFEQVVEHMAYGTEGIYGVATYVSATYIFLFILFGAFLERAGMIGLFTDIAMGLFGGARGGPAKVAVFSSALMGTISGSGVANVVSTGQFTIPLMKRFGYRAGFAGGVEATASMGGQIMPPVMGAVAFIMAETLDVAYVEIVKAAIIPAVLYYASAFLAVHLEAGKRGLAGLPKAELPNAGRAIAEKWHLILPLAALVYLLFSGYTPLFAGSVGLALTALLILAGSAALGITAQAVRLLFWVAIGLLAATALWLGVTLVLGLVIVAAALSLLYRGGRETLITCRAALADGARQALPVGLACASVGIVIGTMTLTGIGTIFGSWVVSVGESSLILSLVLTMIVSLILGMGIPTIPNYIITSSLAAPALLDLGVPLIVSHMFVFYFGIMADLTPPVALACFAASPIAKESGFKISIQAMKIALPGFVIPYMAVYDPALMVQAVGGASGAFFALDVAYMVLKAALAVGMWGVAAIGYLRGPLAAWERLLAVAAAASLVIASPVTDPIGFALVALVVGIHWWRTGRATPARA, from the coding sequence ATGGACGACCGGACCCCCCACCCGGAGCTGGCCGGCCAAGCCGAACTCCAAAATCCGGAGCATGGTCTGCCGGAGAGCTTCGGCGCCGGCTGGCCCGGCCGCATCCTCTTCTGGATCGCCGTCGCCTTCTCCACCTTCCAGATCGTGACCGCGTTCGGCGTGCCGCTCGACCGGCCGCTGCTGAACGGCGCGCTGGGCGTCGCGGTGACGCCGATGCGGCTCGCCTGGGTGGTGCTGGCGCTCGGCGGGCTGGGGCTGGCGGTACGGGCGGCGCGGGGGCGGCCGTTCGCCGAGGGCCTCGTCGCCCTCCTCGCGCTCGGCGCCGTGGCGGTGCTGATCGACGCCTTTTCCGGCACGCTGCCGAGCCAGGTGGTGCGGGCGCTGCACGTGGGCTTCCTCGGCCTGGTGGCGGGCGGAATGCTCGCCAACCACCGCGCCCGGACGGGCTTCGGCCGCACGATCGGCTGGGTCTTCGGCGCGGCGGCGTTCGGCGTCGGCCTCTATCAGTGGGCCTTCTACGAACCGCTGCTGATCCGCGCCGGATACCCGACCACGCTCGACCTCGTCGTCGGCTCGGCGGCGATCGTCCTCCTCTTCGCCTTCGTGTGGCGCGTGATGGGGCCGGCGCTCGTCATCGTCGCGGGGATCTTCCTCGCCTACTGCCTGTTCGGCCAGTATCTGCCGGCGCCGTTCAACCACCGCGGCTACCCGTTCGAGCAGGTGGTCGAGCATATGGCCTACGGCACCGAAGGCATCTACGGCGTCGCGACCTACGTGTCGGCGACGTACATCTTCCTCTTCATCCTGTTCGGCGCCTTCCTGGAGCGCGCCGGCATGATCGGCCTCTTCACCGACATCGCGATGGGCCTGTTCGGCGGCGCACGCGGCGGGCCGGCGAAGGTCGCGGTGTTCTCCTCGGCGCTGATGGGGACGATCTCGGGCTCGGGCGTCGCCAACGTGGTGTCGACCGGGCAGTTCACCATCCCGCTGATGAAGCGGTTCGGCTACCGTGCCGGGTTCGCCGGCGGTGTCGAGGCCACGGCCTCGATGGGCGGGCAGATCATGCCGCCGGTGATGGGCGCGGTCGCCTTCATCATGGCCGAGACGCTGGACGTCGCCTACGTCGAGATCGTCAAGGCGGCGATCATTCCGGCCGTGCTCTACTACGCCTCCGCCTTCCTGGCGGTGCACCTGGAGGCCGGCAAGCGTGGCCTCGCGGGCCTGCCCAAGGCCGAACTCCCCAATGCCGGCCGCGCGATCGCCGAGAAGTGGCACCTCATCCTGCCGCTGGCCGCGCTCGTCTACCTCCTGTTCTCGGGCTACACGCCGCTCTTCGCCGGCTCGGTCGGCCTGGCGCTGACGGCGCTGCTGATCCTCGCCGGATCGGCCGCGCTGGGGATCACGGCGCAGGCGGTGCGTCTTCTCTTCTGGGTCGCCATCGGGCTGCTGGCGGCGACCGCACTGTGGCTGGGGGTGACGCTGGTGCTCGGCCTCGTCATCGTCGCGGCTGCGCTCAGCCTCCTCTACCGCGGCGGACGCGAGACGCTGATCACCTGCCGCGCTGCGCTGGCGGACGGCGCCCGCCAAGCGCTCCCGGTCGGCCTCGCCTGCGCCTCGGTCGGCATCGTCATCGGCACCATGACGCTGACGGGCATCGGCACGATCTTCGGCTCGTGGGTGGTGTCGGTCGGCGAAAGCTCGCTGATCCTGTCGCTGGTGCTGACGATGATCGTCAGTCTGATCCTCGGCATGGGGATCCCGACCATCCCGAACTACATCATCACATCCTCGCTCGCCGCGCCCGCGCTGCTCGACCTCGGGGTGCCGCTGATCGTCTCCCACATGTTCGTCTTCTACTTCGGCATCATGGCGGACCTGACGCCGCCGGTGGCGCTCGCCTGCTTCGCCGCCTCGCCGATCGCCAAGGAGTCGGGCTTCAAGATCTCGATCCAGGCGATGAAGATCGCGCTGCCGGGCTTCGTGATCCCCTACATGGCGGTCTACGACCCGGCGCTGATGGTGCAGGCCGTCGGCGGCGCATCGGGCGCCTTCTTCGCGCTCGACGTCGCCTACATGGTGCTGAAGGCGGCGCTGGCGGTGGGCATGTGGGGCGTGGCGGCGATCGGCTACCTGCGCGGCCCGCTCGCAGCGTGGGAGCGCCTGCTGGCGGTGGCGGCGGCGGCCTCGCTCGTGATCGCCAGTCCGGTGACCGACCCGATCGGCTTCGCCCTCGTCGCGCTGGTGGTGGGGATCCATTGGTGGCGCACGGGACGCGCGACCCCGGCCCGGGCGTGA
- a CDS encoding LysR family transcriptional regulator, producing the protein MDRRVFNDLFAFTVVARHRSFTNAAAELGMSQSALSQTIRNLEEALGVRLLTRSTRSVAPTEAGARLLARLGPQFGEMQDALDELNEIRDTPRGTIRISAGEHPAVRVLQPRLAAFALEYPDVEVEIIVDGGMIDIVADRFDAGVRLGNQVARDMIAVRISADVTMAVVGAPAYFERYPMPTDPDALTVHRCVRSRLPTRGEIFTWPLEKDGETRRVRIEGPAVFNSLALRVASALDGIGLVFVPLDQVEAHLTAGRLLPVLADWWPTWEGYHIYYPSRRQHGLAFRLLVENLRHR; encoded by the coding sequence ATGGACCGCCGCGTCTTCAACGACCTGTTCGCCTTCACCGTCGTCGCGCGGCACCGCAGCTTCACCAACGCGGCGGCGGAACTCGGAATGTCGCAGTCGGCGCTGAGCCAGACGATCCGCAACCTGGAGGAGGCGCTCGGCGTGCGTCTCCTGACCCGCTCCACCCGCAGCGTCGCGCCGACGGAGGCGGGGGCGCGCCTGCTCGCCCGCCTCGGCCCGCAGTTCGGGGAGATGCAGGACGCTCTCGACGAGCTGAACGAGATCCGCGACACCCCGCGCGGTACCATCCGCATCAGCGCCGGCGAGCATCCGGCCGTGCGGGTGCTGCAACCCCGCCTCGCCGCGTTCGCGCTGGAATATCCGGACGTGGAGGTTGAGATCATCGTCGACGGCGGCATGATCGACATCGTCGCCGACCGGTTCGACGCGGGGGTGCGCCTCGGCAATCAGGTTGCGCGGGACATGATCGCGGTGCGCATCAGCGCCGACGTGACGATGGCGGTGGTCGGCGCGCCGGCCTACTTCGAACGCTACCCGATGCCCACCGACCCGGACGCGCTGACCGTGCACCGCTGCGTGCGCTCGCGTCTGCCGACGCGCGGCGAGATTTTCACCTGGCCGCTGGAGAAGGACGGCGAGACGCGCCGCGTGCGGATCGAGGGGCCGGCGGTGTTCAACAGTCTCGCCCTGCGCGTGGCGTCCGCGCTCGATGGCATCGGCCTCGTCTTCGTGCCGCTCGATCAGGTGGAGGCGCACCTGACCGCCGGTCGGCTCCTGCCGGTGCTGGCGGACTGGTGGCCCACCTGGGAGGGCTATCACATCTATTATCCGAGCCGCCGGCAGCACGGCCTCGCCTTCCGCCTGCTGGTCGAGAACCTGCGCCACCGCTGA
- a CDS encoding cytochrome P460 family protein: protein MTPPRPLPLAALLVGLTLATAARAEPNRVEFPDDLDALEHYTTVTRRDVTEFMYTSRAALDAIRAGGEIPDGTQIILQDWREGEVYRLFVMQKGDGWGADYAAATRTDDWQFQWFWPDGSVNMDENTARCRACHAAREGRDFMFTYNDARRYE, encoded by the coding sequence ATGACCCCACCTCGCCCCCTGCCGCTCGCCGCCCTGCTGGTGGGCCTGACCCTCGCCACCGCCGCGCGTGCCGAGCCCAACCGCGTCGAGTTCCCCGACGATCTCGACGCATTGGAGCACTACACCACCGTCACGCGCCGCGACGTCACCGAGTTCATGTACACCTCCCGCGCCGCGCTCGACGCGATCCGGGCCGGCGGCGAGATCCCGGACGGGACGCAGATCATCCTGCAGGACTGGCGCGAGGGCGAGGTCTACCGTCTCTTCGTGATGCAGAAGGGGGACGGCTGGGGCGCGGACTATGCCGCCGCCACCCGCACCGACGACTGGCAATTCCAGTGGTTCTGGCCGGACGGGTCGGTCAACATGGACGAAAACACCGCCCGCTGCCGCGCCTGCCATGCCGCGCGCGAGGGCCGCGACTTCATGTTCACCTACAACGATGCCCGGCGGTATGAGTGA
- a CDS encoding transporter substrate-binding domain-containing protein, translating into MSPDSDGWRVGVLFSRSGTTVVTETEHLRGTELAIAEINAAGGILGRPIVPTVYDPGARNADYLALARRMLAEDDLDIIFGCSMSASRKTVLPIVERHNGLLFYPSMYEGFEYCENVLYCGATVNQTCLPLADYLIRHHGGRIYFVGSDYIFPRESNRIMQELIEARGGEVVGETYVPLEAGADALEDIIPKIRTAAPDAVFSTIIGTSAQAFYRLYDAAGFDRARQPIASLTMAETEIATIGAAACTGHILAATYVQTVDNAANRAFVEAFKARFGAEATTSIWSEAAYMQVHMFARALARVGAADPRRIALDPLGDEFDTPEGRVRVDADTRHLWLTPRIGVANAQGLFDIVWESRVAVRPDPYLAATRIEERALESWA; encoded by the coding sequence GTGAGCCCTGATTCGGATGGTTGGCGCGTCGGCGTCTTGTTCTCTAGGAGCGGCACCACCGTCGTCACCGAAACCGAGCACCTGCGCGGCACCGAGCTCGCCATCGCCGAGATCAACGCCGCCGGCGGCATTCTCGGCCGCCCCATCGTGCCGACCGTGTACGATCCCGGTGCCCGCAACGCCGACTATCTGGCACTCGCCCGCCGCATGCTCGCCGAAGACGATCTCGACATCATCTTCGGCTGCTCCATGTCGGCGAGCCGCAAGACGGTGCTGCCGATCGTCGAGCGGCACAACGGGCTGTTGTTCTACCCCTCGATGTACGAGGGGTTCGAGTATTGCGAGAACGTCCTCTACTGCGGCGCCACCGTGAACCAGACGTGCCTGCCGCTGGCCGATTACCTGATCCGCCATCACGGCGGACGCATCTACTTCGTCGGCTCGGACTACATCTTCCCGCGCGAGTCCAACCGCATCATGCAGGAGCTGATCGAGGCGCGCGGCGGCGAGGTCGTCGGCGAGACCTACGTGCCGTTGGAGGCGGGGGCGGACGCGCTGGAGGACATCATCCCGAAGATCCGCACCGCGGCGCCGGATGCGGTCTTCTCCACAATCATCGGCACCTCCGCGCAGGCGTTCTATCGCCTCTACGACGCGGCCGGGTTCGACCGCGCGCGCCAGCCGATCGCGAGCCTCACCATGGCCGAGACGGAGATCGCCACCATCGGCGCGGCGGCCTGTACCGGCCACATCCTCGCCGCGACCTACGTGCAGACGGTCGACAACGCCGCCAACCGCGCCTTCGTCGAAGCGTTCAAGGCACGCTTCGGAGCCGAGGCGACCACCAGCATCTGGTCCGAGGCGGCCTACATGCAGGTCCACATGTTCGCCCGCGCGCTCGCCCGCGTCGGTGCCGCCGACCCGCGCCGCATCGCGCTCGACCCCCTGGGCGACGAGTTCGACACGCCCGAGGGCCGCGTGCGCGTCGACGCCGACACGCGCCACCTGTGGCTCACCCCGCGCATCGGTGTGGCCAACGCGCAGGGCTTGTTCGATATCGTCTGGGAGAGCCGCGTCGCCGTCCGCCCGGACCCCTACCTTGCCGCGACCCGCATCGAAGAGCGCGCGCTGGAGTCCTGGGCGTGA
- a CDS encoding TRAP transporter small permease: protein MSPSSRTDGLVDRALDGVRWLCLALASLALVTLVITFGWLVFGRYVLNATPTWVEQLALLLICYIVFLGAAAGVRENTHIGVTLFRDLTPPVVQKVLIILVDVVMAAFGAVMLSAGITLMIFGWDTRLPMLNLPESVRTLAITSCGALVFLFAGLRAVQRLVRFRSFDPAPPATEH, encoded by the coding sequence ATGTCCCCTTCTTCCCGGACCGACGGGCTTGTCGACCGCGCGCTGGACGGCGTGCGGTGGCTGTGCCTCGCCCTCGCCTCGCTCGCCCTCGTCACCCTCGTCATCACCTTCGGCTGGCTCGTCTTCGGGCGCTATGTCCTCAACGCGACGCCCACCTGGGTCGAGCAGCTGGCGCTCCTGCTGATCTGCTACATCGTCTTCCTCGGCGCCGCCGCGGGGGTCCGTGAGAACACCCACATCGGCGTCACCCTCTTTCGCGATCTCACCCCGCCGGTGGTGCAGAAGGTGCTGATCATCCTCGTCGACGTCGTGATGGCGGCGTTCGGCGCGGTGATGCTGAGCGCCGGAATCACGCTGATGATCTTCGGCTGGGATACGCGCCTTCCCATGCTGAACCTGCCCGAGAGCGTACGCACGCTGGCGATCACCTCCTGCGGCGCGCTCGTCTTCCTCTTCGCGGGCCTGCGCGCGGTGCAGCGCCTGGTGCGGTTCCGGTCGTTCGACCCGGCTCCGCCGGCAACGGAGCACTGA
- a CDS encoding ANTAR domain-containing response regulator encodes MNDSQGRGARRILDELRRARALLIHPQDEDGQLLGAHLKRLGCAVGHAWPPPLVLPDGIDTILVGVDEVAVGDMVQLLEGHDVAVIAIVTYESPTTLKSIYDLNAHGVMSKPLRPLGILTQFTLARYRHRTEGRLNGKIRKLEDTLKGRRMVDRAIRVLMDEQGMAEDAAYRLLRDQATAERIPLSAIAEEIVTAYETMARLGLRRGAEVKAGAPKE; translated from the coding sequence ATGAACGATAGCCAAGGGCGGGGCGCGCGGCGCATCCTCGACGAATTGCGCCGCGCCCGCGCGCTGCTGATCCACCCGCAAGACGAGGACGGCCAGCTGCTCGGCGCGCACCTGAAGCGCCTCGGCTGCGCGGTCGGCCATGCCTGGCCGCCGCCGCTGGTGCTGCCGGACGGGATCGACACCATCCTCGTCGGTGTCGACGAGGTGGCGGTGGGCGACATGGTGCAGCTCCTCGAGGGGCACGACGTCGCCGTCATCGCCATCGTCACGTACGAGAGCCCGACGACGCTGAAGTCGATCTACGACCTCAACGCCCACGGCGTGATGAGCAAGCCGCTGCGCCCGCTGGGGATCCTGACGCAGTTCACCCTGGCGCGGTACCGCCACCGCACCGAAGGGCGGCTCAACGGCAAGATCCGCAAGCTGGAGGACACGCTGAAGGGCCGGCGCATGGTCGACCGGGCGATCCGCGTCCTGATGGACGAGCAGGGGATGGCCGAGGACGCCGCCTACCGACTCCTGCGCGACCAGGCGACGGCCGAGCGCATCCCCCTCAGCGCCATCGCCGAAGAGATCGTCACCGCGTACGAGACGATGGCGCGGCTGGGCTTGCGCCGCGGTGCGGAGGTCAAAGCGGGCGCGCCGAAAGAATAG
- a CDS encoding SDR family NAD(P)-dependent oxidoreductase: MSLNGKTAIVTGAGRDIGRACAVRLAEAGVKVAVNYFASSQGADETVAEIKAAGGEAFALAGDLTRAEDAAELVRRTHETFGAIDILVNNAGGLIARKTMAEMTLDHWNAVMDLNLTSTFHMIKAVLPHMTSGAIINIASQAARDGGGPGAVAYATSKGAVATMTRGLAKELGPRIRVNALCPGMIDTDFHNIHTQPEVRVKVEAATPLKRQGTSRDVANAVAYLASDEAAFITGANIDINGGTLFS, encoded by the coding sequence ATGTCGTTGAACGGAAAAACCGCGATCGTCACGGGCGCCGGGCGAGACATCGGGCGTGCCTGCGCCGTGCGGCTGGCCGAGGCCGGCGTCAAAGTCGCCGTGAACTACTTCGCCAGCAGCCAGGGCGCCGACGAGACGGTGGCCGAGATCAAGGCCGCCGGCGGCGAGGCGTTCGCCCTCGCGGGCGACCTCACCCGCGCCGAAGACGCGGCCGAACTGGTGCGCCGTACCCACGAGACGTTCGGCGCGATCGACATTCTGGTCAACAACGCCGGCGGCCTGATCGCCCGCAAGACGATGGCCGAGATGACGCTCGACCATTGGAACGCGGTCATGGACCTCAACCTCACCAGCACCTTTCACATGATCAAGGCCGTCCTGCCGCACATGACGAGCGGCGCCATCATCAACATCGCCAGCCAGGCGGCGCGCGACGGCGGCGGACCGGGCGCGGTCGCCTACGCCACCTCCAAGGGCGCCGTCGCGACGATGACGCGCGGCCTCGCCAAGGAGCTCGGCCCCCGGATCCGCGTCAATGCCCTGTGTCCCGGCATGATCGACACCGACTTCCACAACATCCACACCCAGCCCGAAGTCCGCGTGAAGGTGGAGGCCGCGACACCGCTGAAGCGCCAGGGAACCTCGCGCGACGTCGCCAACGCGGTCGCCTACCTCGCGTCCGACGAGGCCGCCTTCATCACCGGCGCCAACATCGACATCAACGGCGGCACTCTCTTCAGCTGA
- a CDS encoding TRAP transporter substrate-binding protein, whose amino-acid sequence MALLHRFKAHTLGTLAGSALLALTASASAADMRGWNIHVEDYPVSIAMEAFVDEVEERTDGAITGRVYHNGVLGDQPDAIEQVRLGVIDFGVFSLGPMGQAVNATNVVSLPFIFKSIPQMHRLMDGEVGEAIGEGMRERGIVALGWYDAGARSFYNSVRPINTPADVDGLKIRVMSNDLFVKMVESMDGNATPMAFGEVYQSIKTGVVDGAENNPPSYESTNHYEVAKYYSLTEHLIIPECLCMSLKTWDKLTPDQQTILKEAGRASAELQRGLWAEREAASMETVKAGGTEVNTIADKAPFQEAMAPVYEAFLAANPDLSDLVEMMRSAD is encoded by the coding sequence ATGGCTTTGCTGCACCGCTTCAAGGCGCACACCCTCGGCACTCTCGCCGGCTCTGCGCTCCTCGCGCTCACCGCGTCCGCGAGCGCTGCCGACATGCGCGGCTGGAACATCCACGTCGAGGACTACCCGGTGTCGATCGCCATGGAAGCGTTCGTCGACGAGGTCGAAGAGCGCACCGACGGCGCCATCACCGGCCGCGTCTACCACAACGGCGTGCTCGGCGATCAGCCCGACGCGATCGAGCAGGTGCGCCTCGGCGTGATCGACTTCGGCGTCTTCAGCCTCGGCCCCATGGGCCAGGCCGTGAACGCCACCAACGTCGTCTCGCTCCCCTTCATCTTCAAGAGCATCCCGCAGATGCACCGCCTGATGGACGGCGAGGTCGGCGAGGCGATCGGCGAAGGGATGCGCGAACGCGGCATCGTCGCCCTCGGCTGGTACGACGCGGGCGCCCGCTCCTTCTACAACTCGGTCCGCCCGATCAACACGCCGGCCGACGTCGACGGCCTGAAGATCCGCGTCATGAGCAACGACCTCTTCGTCAAGATGGTCGAGTCGATGGACGGGAACGCGACGCCGATGGCCTTCGGCGAAGTCTACCAGTCGATCAAGACCGGCGTCGTCGACGGGGCGGAGAACAACCCGCCGTCCTACGAATCGACGAACCACTACGAGGTCGCGAAATATTACTCGCTCACCGAGCACCTCATCATCCCCGAGTGCCTGTGCATGAGCCTGAAGACCTGGGACAAGCTGACGCCGGACCAGCAGACCATCCTGAAGGAGGCCGGCCGCGCCAGCGCCGAGTTGCAGCGCGGGCTGTGGGCCGAGCGCGAGGCGGCCAGCATGGAAACCGTCAAAGCCGGCGGCACCGAGGTCAACACCATCGCCGACAAGGCCCCCTTCCAGGAGGCGATGGCACCGGTCTACGAGGCCTTCCTCGCCGCCAATCCCGACCTGTCGGACCTCGTCGAGATGATGCGCAGCGCCGACTGA
- a CDS encoding GntR family transcriptional regulator, translated as MGAARQGTRDSLMTQTAALQGRTSVEHIVDSLYGEIIKLRLLPGDKISEAEIAQRFGVSRQPVRDAFNRLALLDLVQVRPQRATTVKRFSAKAIQKSRFIRAAVEAEVLRRAAAACDEAGGLRLDAALAQQRDALRHTDYESFARLDYEFHKILCEIGQVSYAYDVISVEKAKVDRLCILSLTNEARMPQLIIDHEDMAKAVKAGNVDWAVAVGMLHLTRLDTTIEAVRQTNADFFEADED; from the coding sequence GTGGGCGCCGCGCGACAGGGGACGAGGGATTCATTGATGACGCAAACGGCCGCTCTCCAGGGGCGCACCAGCGTGGAACACATCGTCGACAGCCTCTACGGCGAGATCATCAAGCTGCGCCTGCTCCCCGGCGACAAGATTTCCGAGGCGGAGATCGCGCAGCGGTTCGGCGTATCGCGTCAGCCGGTGCGGGACGCGTTCAACCGGCTGGCGCTGCTCGACCTGGTCCAGGTGCGGCCGCAGCGCGCGACCACGGTGAAGCGCTTCTCCGCCAAGGCGATTCAGAAATCCCGCTTCATCCGCGCCGCGGTCGAGGCGGAGGTGCTGCGCCGCGCCGCCGCGGCGTGCGACGAGGCCGGCGGCTTGCGCCTCGACGCGGCGCTCGCCCAGCAGCGCGATGCCCTCCGGCACACCGACTACGAGTCGTTCGCGCGGCTGGACTACGAATTCCATAAGATATTGTGCGAAATCGGTCAGGTTTCATACGCCTACGACGTGATCTCGGTCGAGAAGGCGAAGGTCGATCGCTTGTGCATCCTCAGCCTCACCAACGAGGCGCGGATGCCCCAGTTAATCATCGACCATGAAGACATGGCCAAGGCGGTCAAAGCCGGCAACGTCGACTGGGCAGTGGCGGTCGGTATGCTGCATCTGACCCGGCTCGATACGACGATCGAGGCCGTGCGCCAGACCAATGCGGACTTCTTCGAGGCGGACGAAGACTGA
- a CDS encoding DUF1850 domain-containing protein has protein sequence MSLCLLAAALTVPLTGDTVTLAWSHSVEHVRWEETWRDTPEGLVLVEARVKGSGAGMDPPPEAHLEDGFWAWTPAIPPLAEVVLRRSGATADWELCHDGACRSMAALLPPEADPVTLAPCPAG, from the coding sequence GTGAGCCTTTGTCTCCTCGCCGCGGCGCTCACCGTGCCGCTGACGGGCGACACGGTGACGCTCGCCTGGTCACACTCGGTGGAGCACGTGCGCTGGGAGGAGACCTGGCGCGACACGCCGGAGGGTCTCGTCCTCGTCGAGGCGCGGGTCAAGGGCTCGGGCGCGGGCATGGACCCGCCCCCGGAGGCACACCTCGAGGACGGGTTCTGGGCCTGGACGCCGGCGATCCCGCCGCTGGCCGAGGTGGTGCTGCGCCGCTCGGGCGCGACGGCCGACTGGGAGTTGTGCCACGACGGCGCCTGCCGCTCGATGGCCGCGCTCCTGCCGCCCGAGGCAGACCCGGTGACCTTGGCGCCCTGCCCCGCGGGCTGA